Proteins encoded together in one uncultured Desulfosarcina sp. window:
- a CDS encoding ATP-binding cassette domain-containing protein: MKKNVYKNIHFEKNIKKIFEILPRKNKKYYYILFFGLLMNGFLETITAGIIAFYVSAISDPINILNTKFIILINANYLNNKLNNYVNIILLLSIFIIFVVCIKNTLKALLEYYSERYSASISAIIGKKLITGFLNTNYEWYLYKNTADVSMIVLWRKYYGAYVRQYISLQSDIIIVILLMLTVFFVTPIVSLCVVVVIGLTSVLIFKRIKVPLDKVSKLSSKYNLSIHKNTSSCMNGLKDVKIFGCENFFINLFSKEVNIYTRLSALQKLLSVLPTLILETIGIITLLVVVIILFFLLKSTVIKITGTLALLAVTAWRVIPAINRILSSLTKIRTFVPYIQKIFENLNEIYPTGKNINDHLSKTINFKSYIQFSEVFFKYQKSDNYALENINFTIKKSQMVGIVGISGSGKSTLVDLLIGLLNINHGKIFIDGKTLNKIEKKQWFKNFGYVPQTPFLLDGTIRDNISFGIDPDEVDQEILIKSSKMSSMNDFISELKDGIDTFIGERGVRLSGGQRQRISMARALYRDPEIIIFDEATSALDSKNEFEIINTIRNLKDKKTIIIIAHSLESVVECDWIIWLDKGRIVRQGPANDVISEYRIFLDNINIIEK, encoded by the coding sequence ATGAAGAAAAATGTTTATAAGAATATCCATTTCGAAAAAAATATCAAAAAAATTTTTGAAATATTGCCTCGAAAAAATAAGAAATATTATTATATCTTGTTTTTTGGCCTATTGATGAATGGTTTCTTGGAAACTATTACTGCAGGAATCATTGCTTTTTATGTATCCGCCATCTCAGATCCAATTAATATACTTAATACCAAATTTATAATTTTAATAAATGCAAATTATTTAAATAATAAATTGAATAATTATGTTAATATTATTCTTTTATTAAGCATATTTATAATATTTGTAGTTTGTATTAAAAACACGCTTAAAGCTCTTTTAGAATATTATTCCGAACGATATAGTGCCTCTATTTCTGCTATAATCGGAAAAAAATTAATAACTGGATTTCTAAACACAAATTACGAGTGGTATTTATATAAAAATACGGCTGATGTCAGTATGATTGTTCTGTGGAGAAAATATTATGGTGCCTATGTAAGACAATATATAAGTTTACAAAGTGACATCATAATAGTTATTTTGCTTATGCTAACAGTTTTTTTTGTTACTCCGATTGTATCTCTTTGCGTAGTTGTAGTTATTGGTTTAACTTCAGTATTGATTTTCAAGAGAATAAAAGTGCCTTTAGATAAGGTGTCGAAATTGAGTAGTAAATATAACCTATCGATCCATAAAAATACATCAAGTTGTATGAATGGTCTAAAAGATGTCAAGATATTTGGCTGTGAAAATTTTTTTATTAATCTTTTTTCAAAAGAAGTAAATATCTATACAAGACTAAGTGCCCTGCAAAAATTATTATCTGTATTACCAACACTAATACTTGAAACGATAGGTATAATAACTCTCCTTGTCGTTGTAATTATCCTTTTTTTTCTATTAAAATCAACTGTAATTAAGATTACTGGAACTCTCGCTCTCCTTGCTGTTACTGCATGGAGGGTGATCCCAGCAATTAACAGGATTTTAAGCAGCCTAACCAAAATAAGGACTTTCGTACCATATATTCAAAAAATTTTTGAAAATCTTAATGAAATTTATCCAACTGGAAAAAATATTAATGATCATCTATCTAAAACGATTAACTTCAAGTCCTACATTCAATTTAGTGAAGTGTTTTTTAAGTATCAAAAATCCGATAATTACGCTTTAGAAAATATAAATTTTACTATCAAAAAATCCCAAATGGTAGGTATTGTTGGAATATCTGGTTCTGGAAAAAGCACTTTGGTTGACTTATTAATTGGATTATTAAACATTAACCATGGAAAAATATTTATCGATGGAAAAACATTAAATAAAATCGAAAAGAAACAGTGGTTTAAAAATTTTGGATATGTACCGCAGACGCCCTTTCTATTAGATGGTACTATTCGTGATAATATTTCTTTTGGCATTGATCCAGATGAAGTTGATCAGGAAATACTTATAAAATCTAGTAAGATGTCATCCATGAATGATTTTATTTCAGAACTAAAAGATGGGATAGATACCTTCATTGGTGAAAGGGGGGTAAGATTATCTGGAGGTCAAAGACAAAGAATATCTATGGCAAGAGCACTCTATAGAGATCCTGAAATTATTATTTTTGATGAAGCTACAAGCGCTCTCGATTCAAAAAATGAATTTGAAATCATAAATACAATAAGAAATCTTAAAGATAAAAAAACAATAATAATTATAGCACACAGTCTTGAAAGTGTAGTTGAATGTGATTGGATAATATGGTTAGACAAAGGAAGAATCGTTAGACAGGGGCCAGCAAACGATGTAATATCCGAATATAGAATTTTCTTAGACAATATTAATATTATTGAAAAATAA
- a CDS encoding N-acetyl sugar amidotransferase produces MKNADHEPYYGLPSKVIYCSNCVMSNQRPSSYPEFKHTKDRITPTLNIDTNGICDACCYAEKKENINWQEREKELIKLLDKHRKSNGEYDCIVPGSGGKDSAYTAHILKYKYNMNPLTVTWPPIMYTDYGYRNFRNWIEVGGFDNITFNQNGRVHRLLTKLSIENLLHPFQTFILGQKNLAPKIALKFNIPLIFYGESEAEYGNPIAETSISLRDKSYYSMKNVSEIYLGGVSVPELIDIYKVKINDLLPYFPATANELEKSNIEVHYLGYYLKWTPQEAYYYATENTAFKARPFRTQGTYSKYNSIDDKIDDLHYYTTYIKFGLGRASYDASQEIRNKHLTREEGVALVKRFDGEFPDKYFNEIMEYLNIDPDYFLKLCDNHRSPHLWKIENDGWKLRHPIWDDKSN; encoded by the coding sequence ATGAAGAATGCCGATCACGAACCGTATTACGGTTTACCTAGCAAAGTCATCTATTGCAGTAACTGTGTAATGTCAAACCAGAGACCAAGTTCTTATCCAGAGTTCAAACATACCAAAGATCGCATAACTCCAACCTTGAACATTGACACCAATGGAATTTGTGATGCTTGTTGCTATGCAGAAAAAAAAGAAAATATTAACTGGCAGGAACGCGAAAAAGAGTTGATAAAACTGTTGGATAAACACCGCAAAAGCAACGGTGAATATGATTGTATTGTGCCGGGAAGCGGGGGCAAAGACAGTGCATATACAGCACATATATTAAAGTATAAGTACAATATGAACCCGTTGACGGTGACATGGCCCCCCATAATGTATACCGATTACGGCTATAGGAATTTTAGAAATTGGATCGAAGTCGGTGGATTTGATAATATCACTTTTAACCAAAACGGTCGCGTTCACAGGTTGTTAACAAAATTATCTATTGAAAATTTGCTTCATCCATTTCAAACTTTCATTTTGGGGCAAAAAAATTTAGCCCCCAAAATAGCACTTAAATTTAATATTCCTCTTATTTTCTATGGTGAGTCTGAAGCCGAGTATGGAAATCCAATTGCAGAAACTTCCATATCTCTCAGGGATAAATCTTATTATTCAATGAAAAATGTTTCAGAAATTTATCTGGGAGGCGTTTCAGTTCCCGAACTGATAGATATATACAAAGTTAAAATTAATGATTTATTGCCATATTTCCCTGCAACTGCCAATGAACTTGAAAAGTCAAATATCGAAGTCCACTATTTGGGCTACTATCTTAAATGGACTCCACAGGAAGCCTATTATTATGCAACCGAGAATACGGCATTTAAAGCTAGACCATTTAGGACTCAGGGAACTTATAGTAAATATAATAGCATTGATGACAAAATTGATGACCTTCATTATTACACAACTTACATCAAGTTTGGTCTTGGTAGGGCATCTTATGATGCATCCCAAGAGATTAGAAACAAACATTTAACTCGTGAAGAAGGAGTCGCTTTGGTAAAGCGTTTCGACGGAGAGTTTCCTGACAAATATTTTAATGAAATAATGGAATATCTAAATATAGATCCTGATTATTTTTTGAAATTATGTGATAATCATCGGTCTCCACATCTATGGAAAATAGAGAACGATGGATGGAAATTGAGACATCCTATTTGGGATGATAAAAGCAATTAA
- the hisH gene encoding imidazole glycerol phosphate synthase subunit HisH, whose product MKNMSIKPDVAIVDYGLGNLFSIQQACMHSGLNTIITSSRRKIKSARSIILPGVGAFGDAMEALKRLDLISPLRDAAESGIPFLGICLGLQLLFTKSHEFGIHCGLDLISGNVKQLNSTQYMNRKLKVPQVGWNRIKVPKGSQFKWSETILNGIEPGTFMYFVHSYSVVPEDSSTVLTITDYGDFRFCSGIKYNNIYGLQFHPEKSGLEGLKIYTNFRNIINSNRSGD is encoded by the coding sequence ATGAAGAATATGTCCATAAAACCGGATGTTGCCATTGTTGACTATGGCCTCGGTAACCTGTTCAGCATTCAGCAAGCTTGCATGCATTCCGGACTAAACACAATCATTACCTCTTCCAGAAGGAAAATAAAATCGGCACGATCCATTATTTTGCCTGGGGTAGGGGCGTTTGGGGATGCAATGGAGGCTTTGAAAAGACTCGATTTAATTTCACCTCTTCGTGATGCCGCCGAATCCGGAATACCATTTCTGGGTATCTGTCTTGGCCTGCAACTGTTATTTACTAAAAGCCATGAATTCGGAATCCACTGTGGACTGGATTTGATTTCCGGTAACGTTAAGCAACTCAATAGTACGCAATATATGAATAGAAAACTCAAGGTTCCACAGGTAGGCTGGAATCGTATCAAGGTTCCAAAAGGCTCACAGTTTAAGTGGTCTGAGACTATCCTCAACGGTATCGAACCAGGCACCTTTATGTATTTTGTTCATTCATATTCAGTTGTACCTGAAGATTCATCCACAGTGTTAACGATCACTGATTACGGTGATTTTCGTTTTTGTTCCGGAATTAAATACAACAATATTTATGGGTTACAATTTCACCCTGAAAAAAGCGGCTTAGAAGGATTAAAAATTTATACGAATTTTAGAAATATAATAAACAGCAACAGGAGTGGCGATTAA
- a CDS encoding imidazole glycerol phosphate synthase cyclase subunit, whose product MYVRIIPRLDIKGPNLVKGIHFEGLRVLGKPEHFAKYYYENGADELFYQDAVASLYGRNSLLDIIQKTSGEIFIPLCVGGGLRNVEDIRNVLRAGADKVAINTAAIKRPELIKEASRTFGSSTIVVSIEAIKTENNEYEAYIDYGRERTGVNAIEWAQKAVEYGAGELMVTSIDKEGTGEGYDINLIKKIATSVKVPVIAAGGCGQISHAVNVVKNGMADAISLASILHYHALNDVKYLYDENDFEKEGNIEFVKSKGSFSKVSAASIKSIKASFTQQNINCRT is encoded by the coding sequence ATGTATGTACGCATTATACCACGGCTCGATATAAAAGGACCCAATCTGGTTAAGGGAATTCATTTTGAAGGATTGCGAGTTCTCGGTAAACCAGAGCACTTTGCTAAGTATTACTATGAAAATGGTGCTGACGAATTATTCTATCAGGATGCCGTTGCTAGTTTATACGGAAGAAACAGTCTGCTTGATATTATTCAAAAAACATCCGGTGAAATTTTTATCCCGCTATGCGTTGGGGGAGGCTTGAGGAACGTTGAAGACATCCGCAACGTTCTGCGAGCCGGAGCTGATAAGGTGGCCATCAATACGGCTGCTATCAAGCGACCGGAACTGATAAAGGAAGCGTCGAGGACCTTTGGATCATCAACGATTGTAGTATCCATTGAGGCCATCAAAACTGAAAATAATGAATATGAGGCATATATCGATTATGGACGTGAAAGAACAGGTGTTAATGCAATCGAGTGGGCTCAAAAGGCAGTAGAATACGGTGCTGGAGAGTTGATGGTCACCTCGATTGATAAGGAAGGTACTGGAGAGGGATATGATATTAATCTGATAAAAAAAATTGCTACCTCAGTAAAAGTTCCGGTAATTGCAGCCGGTGGATGTGGTCAGATTTCACATGCCGTAAATGTCGTAAAAAATGGAATGGCGGATGCTATTAGTCTTGCCTCCATATTACACTATCATGCCTTAAATGATGTAAAGTATCTTTATGATGAAAACGATTTTGAAAAAGAAGGTAACATTGAATTTGTAAAGTCTAAAGGTTCCTTTTCAAAAGTATCCGCTGCCAGTATCAAATCTATTAAGGCGTCATTTACGCAACAGAATATCAACTGCCGAACATGA
- a CDS encoding acylneuraminate cytidylyltransferase family protein, with translation MANKPKILAVIPARGGSKGLPRKNILEIAGKPLIAWTIEAAQRSAMIDRLVLSSEDTEIINVARNWGCEVPFIRPQELSLDHTPGVYPVLHALEMLNENYDYVVLLQPTSPLRQAEDIDACIKLCKQTGAPSCVSVVQSDQNPYWMYSINSTHKLHPIIKNKTNYFRRQELPAIYSLNGAIYVAKPIWLNRTKSFITNETIGYVMPKERSVDIDSKIDFDLCSIYLQQIDKPI, from the coding sequence ATGGCCAATAAACCAAAAATACTAGCTGTTATACCCGCAAGAGGAGGATCAAAAGGGTTACCAAGAAAGAACATTTTAGAAATAGCTGGAAAACCTTTGATCGCATGGACAATTGAAGCCGCTCAAAGATCGGCTATGATTGACCGATTGGTACTTTCGTCTGAAGATACGGAAATTATTAATGTCGCCCGGAATTGGGGCTGTGAAGTTCCTTTTATAAGACCTCAAGAACTATCGCTGGACCACACACCAGGAGTCTACCCTGTCTTGCATGCCCTTGAAATGCTAAATGAAAATTATGACTACGTTGTCCTCCTACAACCGACGTCCCCTTTACGGCAGGCTGAAGATATTGATGCGTGTATTAAGTTATGTAAGCAAACAGGAGCACCTTCGTGTGTCTCAGTCGTGCAGTCAGATCAAAATCCATACTGGATGTACTCGATAAATTCTACCCATAAATTACACCCTATTATCAAGAATAAAACTAACTACTTTAGACGTCAGGAACTGCCCGCCATCTACTCTTTAAACGGAGCCATATATGTTGCTAAACCTATATGGCTGAATAGAACTAAGAGTTTCATCACCAACGAAACAATTGGCTACGTTATGCCAAAAGAACGATCCGTAGACATTGATTCTAAAATAGATTTTGATTTATGCAGCATTTATTTACAGCAAATTGATAAACCCATATAA
- a CDS encoding nucleotidyltransferase family protein, whose amino-acid sequence MKPWKSTLIKPSDTIIDAIKIIDSSELQIGLVVDKDMHLIGTITDGDIRRAILSGIATDRPVDRVMNQNYTFAKKNESEVNIVTLMKKKKIRHLPVLDDDGHIVDLKMLIDMINATYKENYVVLMAGGQGRRLRPLTEDCPKPMLKVGEKPIIETIIENLKQYGFYKFFISVNYKAQVIMEYLNNGSKLGVDIDYLKEKEELGTAGALSLIPFRPKDTLLVMNADLLTKVNFQQLFDFHKQQDAVATMCVREYQFQVPYGVVKIKDHSIASFDEKPLQKFFVNAGIYTMEPRALDFVPKNQHFDMPNLYEKLIENKQITTAFPIREYWIDIGRPGDYKQANGDYCEVF is encoded by the coding sequence ATGAAACCATGGAAATCCACATTAATTAAACCATCTGATACAATAATTGATGCCATTAAAATAATTGACTCTTCTGAGTTACAGATTGGTTTAGTAGTGGACAAAGATATGCATCTAATTGGTACAATAACGGATGGTGATATACGAAGGGCCATCTTAAGTGGAATTGCAACCGACAGACCTGTTGATAGGGTTATGAATCAAAATTACACTTTCGCTAAGAAGAATGAAAGTGAAGTAAATATTGTAACCTTAATGAAGAAAAAAAAGATACGGCATTTGCCGGTATTAGATGATGATGGACATATCGTTGATTTAAAAATGCTCATAGATATGATTAATGCTACGTATAAAGAAAATTACGTGGTCTTAATGGCCGGCGGTCAAGGAAGGAGGCTTAGGCCTCTTACAGAGGATTGCCCAAAACCGATGTTAAAGGTCGGGGAAAAACCGATTATTGAAACAATAATTGAGAATCTTAAACAATACGGGTTTTATAAATTTTTCATTTCCGTTAATTATAAAGCACAGGTCATTATGGAATATCTAAATAATGGCAGCAAATTAGGCGTTGATATCGATTATCTGAAAGAGAAGGAAGAGTTGGGTACAGCAGGAGCTTTAAGCTTGATTCCATTTCGCCCAAAAGACACCCTTCTGGTGATGAACGCAGATTTGTTGACCAAAGTCAATTTTCAACAACTCTTTGATTTTCATAAACAACAAGATGCCGTTGCCACCATGTGCGTTCGCGAATATCAATTTCAAGTTCCTTATGGGGTTGTAAAAATAAAAGACCATAGTATTGCTTCTTTCGACGAGAAACCGTTGCAAAAATTCTTTGTCAATGCCGGCATATATACAATGGAACCGCGTGCATTGGATTTTGTGCCTAAAAATCAGCATTTTGATATGCCTAATCTATATGAAAAACTTATTGAAAACAAACAAATAACAACAGCTTTTCCCATTCGTGAGTATTGGATCGACATAGGAAGACCTGGTGACTATAAGCAAGCAAATGGAGACTATTGCGAAGTATTCTGA
- the neuC gene encoding UDP-N-acetylglucosamine 2-epimerase yields MKRKICFVTGTRAEYGLLSRLMEKVDQDLDLRLQIIATCMHLSAEFGNTYQEIESDGFKIDKKVEMLMSSDSPEAICKSMGLALISFPDAYKHLNPDLIVLLGDRFETFCAAAAATVCRIPIAHIHGGECTEGAIDEAFRHSITKMSHLHFTSTEQYRSRVIQLGEKPESVFNVGSLGVENISKLTLLSLKQLENKLDFILHKKYLLVTLHPQTLDSDDGSNHAKQLLNALAIFKDINVIFTKANADAGGRAINTAIEQFVTTNPDRARIFPSLGKIVYFSVLKYAEAVVGNSSSGIIEAPSFKIPTVNIGDRQAGRVQSRSVINCSSRSKAIIDALKIALSSQYKESLVDIFNPYEKKETAINIKNQLKFFQLRNILKKEFNNHISSI; encoded by the coding sequence ATGAAAAGAAAGATTTGTTTTGTTACAGGCACAAGGGCCGAATACGGACTGTTGAGTCGTTTGATGGAAAAGGTTGATCAGGACCTTGACCTGCGTCTGCAGATTATAGCCACCTGCATGCATTTATCTGCTGAATTCGGGAATACATATCAAGAAATTGAATCTGATGGCTTCAAAATTGATAAAAAAGTCGAAATGCTGATGTCGTCAGACAGTCCGGAAGCTATCTGTAAATCAATGGGACTGGCACTCATCAGTTTTCCGGATGCATATAAACACCTTAATCCGGATCTGATCGTCTTGTTAGGTGATCGTTTTGAAACTTTTTGTGCTGCAGCTGCGGCAACTGTATGCCGCATTCCCATCGCACATATTCATGGAGGGGAATGTACAGAAGGCGCTATTGATGAAGCCTTTAGACATTCGATTACAAAAATGAGCCACCTTCATTTTACCAGTACAGAGCAATACCGTAGTAGAGTCATACAGTTGGGTGAAAAACCCGAATCGGTTTTCAATGTGGGGTCTCTTGGCGTTGAAAACATTAGTAAACTTACTTTATTATCTCTAAAGCAGCTTGAGAATAAACTGGATTTTATCCTGCACAAAAAATATTTACTGGTAACGTTGCACCCACAAACGCTGGATTCGGATGATGGATCGAACCATGCGAAACAGCTTTTAAATGCATTGGCTATTTTTAAGGACATAAATGTTATTTTTACGAAAGCGAATGCTGATGCAGGCGGTAGGGCGATAAATACCGCCATTGAACAATTTGTTACAACTAATCCAGATAGGGCACGCATTTTCCCTTCATTAGGAAAAATAGTTTATTTTAGTGTATTAAAATATGCCGAGGCAGTCGTGGGAAATTCATCTAGTGGGATTATTGAAGCTCCTAGCTTCAAAATTCCAACAGTAAATATAGGCGACAGACAAGCTGGTCGTGTTCAGAGTCGAAGTGTGATTAATTGCTCTTCGAGATCAAAAGCTATCATAGATGCATTGAAAATTGCTTTGTCAAGTCAATATAAGGAAAGTTTGGTCGATATTTTTAACCCATATGAAAAAAAAGAAACTGCAATTAATATCAAAAATCAACTTAAATTTTTTCAACTGCGAAACATTTTGAAAAAAGAATTCAATAACCATATATCATCGATTTAG
- the neuB gene encoding N-acetylneuraminate synthase, protein MAIENYQHSEKVFIIAEAGVNHNGSFSMGFQLIDAAMDAGADAIKFQTFKAERLVTRDARKAEYQRSCSENESQFDMLRQLELKESDQFKLLEHCRAKGFQFLSSPFDLKAIDFLNKLGITTFKIPSGEINNLPYLRKIGSFNKEIILSTGMSTLAEIEEAIDILNTAGTPKNKITVLHCNSAYPSPIEDVNLRAMLSIRNAFNVKIGYSDHTIGIEISIAAVAMGAKIIEKHFTLNNDLPGPDHKVSLNPHAFKKMVTSIRNVERALGSAHKKPTPSELKNKPLVRKSIVASKEIKKGEVFTEDNLTVKRPSGGVSPLLWDTIIGKIARKDYKIDQQI, encoded by the coding sequence ATGGCTATCGAAAACTACCAGCATTCAGAAAAAGTATTTATTATCGCCGAAGCCGGTGTTAACCACAATGGTAGTTTCTCAATGGGATTCCAGCTCATTGATGCAGCCATGGATGCTGGCGCAGATGCAATTAAATTTCAGACATTTAAGGCTGAAAGACTGGTTACGAGGGATGCCCGAAAGGCTGAATACCAGCGATCTTGCTCAGAAAATGAATCCCAATTTGATATGTTGCGGCAGCTTGAGCTCAAAGAGTCAGATCAATTTAAATTGCTTGAACACTGCCGGGCTAAAGGTTTTCAGTTTCTTTCATCACCTTTCGATTTGAAAGCCATCGACTTCTTAAATAAACTGGGAATCACCACATTTAAAATACCATCCGGCGAAATCAACAACCTTCCATACCTGAGAAAGATAGGGTCGTTTAATAAAGAAATCATCCTATCAACCGGTATGTCAACGTTAGCTGAAATTGAAGAAGCCATTGATATCCTAAACACAGCTGGAACACCAAAAAACAAGATAACTGTGTTACATTGCAACTCAGCTTACCCATCACCAATTGAAGATGTAAACCTCAGAGCAATGCTGTCTATTCGTAACGCTTTTAACGTTAAAATTGGCTATTCTGATCACACAATTGGAATTGAAATCTCAATCGCTGCGGTTGCCATGGGTGCAAAGATCATCGAGAAGCATTTTACCTTGAATAACGACCTGCCAGGCCCGGACCATAAAGTATCTTTGAACCCACATGCATTTAAAAAGATGGTCACGTCCATTCGAAATGTGGAAAGAGCACTTGGTAGTGCCCATAAAAAGCCGACACCATCTGAGCTCAAAAACAAACCCCTTGTTCGAAAAAGCATTGTAGCATCAAAAGAAATTAAAAAAGGGGAAGTGTTCACTGAAGATAATCTTACCGTCAAGAGACCATCCGGTGGAGTTTCGCCTCTTTTGTGGGATACTATTATCGGGAAAATAGCACGGAAAGACTACAAAATAGACCAGCAGATATGA
- a CDS encoding acetyltransferase: MIKDLILVGGGGHCKSCIDVIEQEGMYRIAGIVDVLEKLDEKVLGYKIIATDEDIYSLTKEYDNFLVTIGQIESPERRQKIFKNLKALKAQMPIIISPYAYVSRHASIGEGTIVMHQALLNAGAIVGRNCIINSKSLIEHEAVIEDHCHISTGTIINGGSLVKEGSFIGSNSVIRENITIERNSIIGLHSKIYKSNKKSRTI, translated from the coding sequence ATGATAAAGGATCTCATCCTTGTTGGTGGAGGCGGCCATTGCAAATCGTGTATCGATGTAATCGAACAGGAAGGCATGTATCGTATTGCTGGTATTGTAGATGTCCTCGAAAAGCTAGATGAGAAAGTGTTGGGATACAAGATAATTGCTACTGATGAGGACATTTATTCCTTGACTAAAGAATATGACAATTTCCTTGTCACCATAGGTCAGATAGAATCCCCAGAACGACGACAAAAAATATTTAAAAACTTAAAAGCGTTAAAAGCTCAGATGCCGATTATTATATCTCCCTATGCTTATGTATCGCGACATGCGTCTATTGGAGAAGGGACAATTGTCATGCATCAGGCATTACTAAATGCTGGTGCAATCGTTGGACGCAACTGTATTATCAATTCCAAATCATTGATTGAGCATGAAGCCGTCATAGAGGATCATTGCCATATTTCTACAGGAACTATCATAAACGGGGGAAGTCTTGTTAAAGAAGGCAGTTTTATCGGAAGCAACTCTGTGATTCGTGAAAATATAACTATTGAACGCAACAGCATAATCGGATTGCATTCAAAGATCTATAAAAGTAATAAAAAAAGTAGAACTATCTGA
- a CDS encoding LegC family aminotransferase codes for MYNKVIAFIRELYHGKEFIPLHEPVFDETEIDYVNRTIQSTFVSSVGEYVDLFEKKLCQITGSKYAIATVNGTAALHVALKLAGVEPDDEVITQPLSFVATANAIRYCGAHPVFLDIDIKTLGLSANCVEKFLSENCRYDGNTTFNRHTNRRVVACVPMHTFGHPCRIDDIAEICNRYHIPIVEDAAEAIGSIYQGKHAGTFGKCGILSFNGNKTITCGGGGAVITNDKTLAIAAKHLTTTAKVPGGFEYVHDTLGFNYRLPNINAALGCGQLEKLNVFVRYKRRLSEKYERFFSSVDLPFVKEPRDAVSNYWLNAVILPTLNERNRFLKKTNDNGVTTRPAWRLLNKLPMYQTCETDSLVNANWIADRLVNIPSSVVT; via the coding sequence ATGTATAATAAAGTTATTGCATTTATACGTGAACTCTATCATGGGAAGGAGTTTATACCTTTACACGAACCGGTTTTTGACGAAACTGAAATAGATTACGTCAATCGAACGATTCAATCCACTTTTGTTTCTTCGGTTGGAGAATATGTTGATCTATTTGAAAAAAAACTGTGTCAAATCACAGGAAGCAAATATGCTATTGCAACAGTCAACGGGACTGCCGCTTTGCACGTTGCCCTTAAATTAGCAGGAGTGGAACCAGACGATGAAGTGATCACTCAACCACTGTCGTTTGTCGCTACGGCAAATGCCATTAGATATTGTGGTGCCCATCCAGTATTTCTGGATATCGATATAAAAACTTTGGGACTTAGTGCCAACTGTGTCGAAAAATTTCTTTCAGAAAACTGCCGCTATGACGGAAACACCACTTTTAATCGCCATACGAATAGGAGAGTGGTGGCCTGTGTGCCGATGCATACTTTCGGCCACCCTTGTCGCATTGATGATATTGCCGAAATCTGCAACCGCTATCATATTCCTATTGTTGAAGATGCTGCTGAAGCTATTGGCAGCATTTATCAAGGAAAACATGCCGGTACATTCGGTAAATGCGGCATTCTGAGTTTTAACGGTAACAAAACAATTACCTGCGGTGGCGGGGGGGCAGTTATTACCAACGATAAAACATTAGCCATTGCAGCCAAACATTTGACTACAACCGCCAAAGTTCCCGGAGGCTTTGAATATGTTCATGATACCCTGGGGTTTAACTACAGATTACCGAATATTAATGCTGCATTGGGCTGTGGGCAGTTGGAAAAGCTGAATGTATTCGTACGCTATAAACGAAGACTATCTGAAAAATACGAGCGATTTTTCAGCAGCGTTGATCTGCCGTTTGTCAAAGAACCGAGAGATGCGGTGTCTAATTACTGGCTGAATGCGGTGATCTTACCTACTTTAAATGAGCGAAATCGGTTTTTGAAAAAAACAAACGATAATGGAGTCACCACTCGTCCTGCATGGCGATTGTTGAACAAACTGCCGATGTATCAAACATGTGAAACCGACTCGTTGGTTAATGCAAACTGGATTGCGGATCGATTGGTTAACATACCTAGTAGTGTGGTGACCTGA